The DNA segment ATCGCTCTGCGGTACCAGACCGGTATCACTGGTCTGAATAGCACGTTCGATATCCTTCAGCGTACCGCGGTCATACGGCTTGATGACAAGCTGACGACCTTCTACCACCTTTACAGATGCCACCTGATTGATTGGTGTAGGACTTCCATAGTACTCAAACTGAACATGATCAAGCAGGGATGCATGTGCGATACCGGTACGGATCGTTTTTAAATCCTCCTCCAGTACAGTGACTGCCTTTTTCATTTTTTCTTCTGCATGATTTAAGATTTCCATAGTATTACTTCCTTTCCTTTGTGATAACGGTTCCTGTAATATCTCCCTGTACTGCCTTCAGGATGTTGCCCTGCTCGTTCATATTAAACACGACCAGATCAATGTCATTGTCCATGCACATGCTGGTTGCTGTCGTATCCATGACAGCCAGTCCCTCCTGAATCAGATCCATATAGGTAAGCGTGTCGTATTTCACAGCATCCGGATTGGTTTTCGGGTCTGCATTGTATACGCCGTCCACGCCGTTTTTCGCCATCAGAATCACATCTGCGCCGATTTCACTCGCACGTAATGCTGCCGTGGTATCCGTGGAGAAGTACGGGTTTCCGGTTCCTGCACCAAAGATGACCACACGGCTCTTTTCCAGATGACGGTTTGCACGCCGTACGATAAACGGCTCCGCTACCTTCTGCATTTCGATTGCGGTCTGCACACGTGTCGGCACACCCTCCTGCTCCAGCGCACTCTGCACTGCCAGGGCATTGATCACGGTTGCCAGCATCCCCATATAGTCTGCCTGTACACGCTCAATTCCCATCGTTTCCGCCATCTTGCCACGAATGAAGTTTCCTCCGCCCACAACGATAGCCAGATCAACTCCCAGCTCATGCACCTGTTTCAGTTCCTTTGCCAGAGAAGCAAGAATTTTGGGATCAAAGGAATTTCCGGGAGAGGACAATGCTTCTCCGCTTAATTTCAGCAATACTCGTTTGTACATAATTACGTCCACCTTTATCATTTTTTCGTATGTACGGATTTATAAAATCCTTCCGTTCTTATTATAAAGAAAAAGCTTTCAAAAAGGAAGAGGATTCTGTTGTTTTTTCCATTTTCCTCTTCCTGCATGCAGACTGCAGAACCATAGGGCAGAAGGGATTGTTATACAGTAAGACTCCTTCCCTGCACAAGGGCTCCCGTTGCTTTTCTTTCCCGCGTTCAGGCAGTCTACATGCCTTAAAAAAAGGACACAAAGAGTGTCCTATTTACCAAATGCCTGGCTCATTACTTCTTCAGCAAAGTTATCTTCACGTTTTTCGATACCCTCACCTACTGCGTAACGAATAAAGCTTGCGACAGTGGAAGCATGCTCCTTCAGATACTGTCCAACCTTCTGGTCAGGGTTCAGGAAGAATTCCTGTTCAACCAGACAAGCGTCTTTCAGATTCTTGGAAACCTTTCCTTCGATGATACCAGCCAGTACCTTCTCCGGTTTGCTTGCCAGCTTTTCATCGTTTTTCACGATTTCTGTCTGTACCTTGCGCTCGTGCTCAACAACCTCTGCAGGCATATCGTCACGAGATACATACTGCGGATTCATGCTGGCAATCTGCATAGCCATATCCTTTGCGACTTTTTCATCCGCACCCTTCAGTACAGCAAGTGCAGAAATCTTTCCGCCCATGTGCATGTAGGAAGCGAATACTTCATCGTCTGCCTTCTCAACGACAGCCATACGACGCAGAGAGATTTTTTCTCCGATCGTAGCAGTTGCAGTTGTTACCAGATCCGCAATGGTTTCTCCGTTTACCGTGCAAGCCAGTGCAGCATCTAAATCAGCAGGCTTGTTAGCGATTAGAGCGTTTTTGATTGTTTCCAGCAGCTCCAGGAACTGCTCGTTCTTTGCAACGAAGTCAGTTTCAGAGTTAACCTCGAAAATAACTCCGGTATTGCCTTCCACACCAACGCGTGTCAGACCTTCTGCAGCGATACGGTCATTTTTCTTGGCAGCCTTTGCGATACCTTTTTCACGCAGCCAGTCGATAGACTTTGCAATGTCTCCGTCACACTCGGTCAGAGCCTTTTTGCAGTCCATCATTCCTGCGCCTGTTTTTTCACGTAATTCTTTTACTAATGCAGCAGTGATCATGATCTTTCCTCCATTTATCTAAGTAGTTCTATCTGATTATTCAGCAGCTTTAGGTGCTTCGCTCTTTGCAGCCTCGCTGTTAGCCGTTCTGTTTTCTGCAGCAGGACGGACATTTTCACGTCTCTGGTAAGGAGCCTTTGCATTGCGTCCGCCACGGTTGCGGTCATAAGGACGGCGGTTACGACGTTCCTCATTTCTCTGACGGCGACGTCTTTCGTTTTCAGCGATCTGTTCCTCAACGTTGATGATAACATCCTTCATCGTTACATCGTTTTCGTTCTCATCGATGTT comes from the Erysipelotrichaceae bacterium 66202529 genome and includes:
- a CDS encoding elongation factor Ts — translated: MITAALVKELREKTGAGMMDCKKALTECDGDIAKSIDWLREKGIAKAAKKNDRIAAEGLTRVGVEGNTGVIFEVNSETDFVAKNEQFLELLETIKNALIANKPADLDAALACTVNGETIADLVTTATATIGEKISLRRMAVVEKADDEVFASYMHMGGKISALAVLKGADEKVAKDMAMQIASMNPQYVSRDDMPAEVVEHERKVQTEIVKNDEKLASKPEKVLAGIIEGKVSKNLKDACLVEQEFFLNPDQKVGQYLKEHASTVASFIRYAVGEGIEKREDNFAEEVMSQAFGK
- a CDS encoding ribosome recycling factor; amino-acid sequence: MEILNHAEEKMKKAVTVLEEDLKTIRTGIAHASLLDHVQFEYYGSPTPINQVASVKVVEGRQLVIKPYDRGTLKDIERAIQTSDTGLVPQSDGEVIRLNVPSLTEERRKELAKAAHKMGEDAKIAIRNIRRDANDAVKKDKELTEDLKKDAQEKIQKLTDKIGKTIDQAVENKAKEIMKV
- a CDS encoding UMP kinase; amino-acid sequence: MYKRVLLKLSGEALSSPGNSFDPKILASLAKELKQVHELGVDLAIVVGGGNFIRGKMAETMGIERVQADYMGMLATVINALAVQSALEQEGVPTRVQTAIEMQKVAEPFIVRRANRHLEKSRVVIFGAGTGNPYFSTDTTAALRASEIGADVILMAKNGVDGVYNADPKTNPDAVKYDTLTYMDLIQEGLAVMDTTATSMCMDNDIDLVVFNMNEQGNILKAVQGDITGTVITKERK